The following are encoded together in the Chlorocebus sabaeus isolate Y175 chromosome 20, mChlSab1.0.hap1, whole genome shotgun sequence genome:
- the SLAMF1 gene encoding signaling lymphocytic activation molecule, translating to MDPKGLLSLTFVLFLSLAFGASYGTGGRMMNCPKILRQLGSKVLLPLTHERINKSMNKSIHIVVTMAKSLENSVENKIVSLDPSEAGPPRYLGDRYKFYLENLTLGIRESRKEDEGWYLMTLEKNVSVQRFCLQLRLYEQVSTPEIKVLNKTQENGTCTLILGCTVEKGDHVTYSWSEKAGTHPLHSANSSNLLSLTLGPQHADNIYICTVSNAISNNSQTFSPWPRCRTDHSETKPWAMYAGLLGGAIMILIMVVILQLRKRGKTDHYQTTMEKKSLTIYAQVQKPGPLQKKPDTFPAQDPCTTIYVAATEPVPESVQETNSITVYASVTLPES from the exons GTGGGCGCATGATGAACTGCCCAAAGATTCTCCGGCAGTTGGGAAGCAAAGTGCTGCTGCCCCTGACACATGAAAGGATAAATAAGAGCATGAACAAAAGCATCCACATTGTCGTCACAATGGCAAAATCACTGGAGAACAGTGTCGAGAACAAAATAGTGTCTCTTGATCCATCCGAAGCAGGCCCTCCACGTTACCTAGGAGATCGCTACAAGTTTTATCTGGAGAATCTCACCCTGGGGATCCGGGAAAGCAGGAAGGAGGATGAGGGATGGTACCTTATGACCCTGGAGAAAAATGTTTCAGTTCAGCGCTTTTGCCTGCAGTTGAGGCTTTATG AGCAGGTCTCCACTCCAGAAATTAAAGTGTTAAACAAGACCCAGGAGAACGGGACCTGCACCTTGATACTGGGCTGCACAGTGGAGAAGGGGGACCATGTGACTTACAGCTGGAGTGAAAAGGCAGGCACCCacccactgcactcagccaacaGCTCCAACCTCCTGTCCCTCACCCTCGGCCCCCAGCATGCTGACAATATCTATATCTGCACTGTGAGCAACGCCATCAGCAACAATTCCCAGACCTTCAGCCCATGGCCCAGATGCAGGACAGATCACTCAG aaacaaagccaTGGGCAATGTATGCTGGGCTGTTAGGGGGTGCCATCATGATTCTCATCATGGTGGTAATACTACAGTTGAGAAAAAGAG GTAAAACGGACCATTACCAGacaacaatggaaaaaaaaagccttacgATCTATGCCCAAGTCCAGAAACCAGGT CCTCTTCAGAAGAAACCTGACACCTTCCCAGCTCAGGACCCTTGCACCACCATATATGTTGCTGCCACAGAGCCTGTCCCAGAGTCTGTCCAG GAAACAAATTCCATCACAGTCTATGCTAGTGTGACACTTCCAGAGAGCTGA